In Mycoplasmopsis californica, one genomic interval encodes:
- a CDS encoding FMN-dependent NADH-azoreductase, giving the protein MQPLKIFSVVGAVNKDSLSEKINNEIVARLMKTHPNSQLTQLHVSKSEFSQNSLGANNIDTFYADVNSENWIQTLHESDVLVLSTPMTNFSYTAGIKNFIDAVAVANKTFSYKYSTNGGSIGLLDKLKVILVGTQGAPIDWYPFGAFLDNLKGIFNFFGAPQIQTLMVDGNKVKPRSEMMHEDIIAEIDDKIAEVVSNIDWNELKN; this is encoded by the coding sequence ATGCAACCATTAAAAATATTTTCTGTAGTCGGTGCAGTAAATAAAGACTCTCTTTCAGAAAAAATTAATAATGAAATCGTAGCTAGATTAATGAAAACTCACCCTAATTCACAATTAACACAGTTACACGTATCAAAATCTGAGTTTTCACAGAATTCACTAGGAGCCAACAATATCGACACGTTTTATGCTGATGTCAATTCAGAAAACTGAATCCAAACTCTACATGAAAGCGATGTTTTGGTTCTTTCAACGCCAATGACTAATTTTTCATATACAGCCGGCATTAAAAATTTTATTGATGCTGTGGCAGTAGCAAATAAGACATTTTCATACAAATACTCAACAAATGGTGGTTCAATCGGGTTACTAGATAAACTAAAAGTAATACTTGTTGGTACACAAGGAGCACCAATTGATTGATACCCATTTGGAGCGTTTTTAGATAATTTAAAAGGTATTTTCAATTTCTTCGGAGCCCCACAAATTCAAACATTGATGGTCGATGGCAACAAAGTCAAACCCCGTTCAGAAATGATGCACGAAGATATCATTGCCGAAATTGATGACAAAATAGCTGAAGTTGTGTCTAATATTGACTGAAACGAGCTAAAAAACTAA
- the dcm gene encoding DNA cytosine methyltransferase has product MNYKIASLFAGVGGIDLGFELTGKFKTVWANEYDKNARITFRKNFDPVLNEQDIRSVDTREVPDVDVLISGFPCTSFSVAGYRKGFEDEKSGDLFFETLRFIVAKKPKVIFLENVKNLVSHDKGKTFQIIKDALEENGYKIKYQVLNAKDYGNIPQNRERIYIVGFRSEKAYHNFEFPFPIKLTKTIKDMFENNVSDEIFYYTEDKNAFYKVLKEEMNKIDTIYQWRRKYVRENKSNVCPTLTANMGTGGHNVPLIKTKQGIRKLTPRECFNFQGYPANFKLPKLANSHLYKQAGNSVVVPVINRIAENILKALENENTNFETQVLNYLKEININTFEDFLKIISSKN; this is encoded by the coding sequence ATGAATTATAAAATTGCTAGCCTATTTGCAGGTGTTGGGGGTATAGATTTAGGTTTTGAGTTGACAGGAAAATTCAAAACTGTCTGGGCGAATGAATATGATAAAAATGCAAGAATAACTTTTAGAAAAAATTTTGATCCAGTGCTAAATGAACAAGATATTAGAAGCGTCGACACAAGAGAAGTTCCTGATGTCGATGTTTTAATATCCGGATTTCCTTGCACATCGTTTAGTGTAGCTGGATACAGAAAAGGATTTGAAGATGAAAAATCAGGGGATTTGTTTTTTGAAACTTTAAGATTTATTGTTGCAAAAAAGCCAAAAGTAATTTTCTTAGAAAATGTTAAAAACTTAGTTAGTCATGATAAAGGGAAAACTTTTCAAATCATCAAAGACGCTCTAGAAGAAAATGGTTATAAAATTAAATACCAAGTTTTAAACGCAAAAGATTATGGCAACATACCTCAAAACAGAGAAAGAATATATATCGTGGGTTTTAGAAGTGAAAAAGCATATCATAATTTTGAATTCCCTTTTCCAATAAAATTAACTAAAACTATAAAGGATATGTTTGAAAATAATGTGTCTGATGAAATTTTTTATTACACTGAAGATAAAAACGCGTTTTATAAGGTATTAAAAGAAGAAATGAATAAAATAGACACAATTTATCAGTGAAGAAGAAAATATGTAAGAGAAAATAAAAGTAATGTTTGTCCAACATTGACAGCTAATATGGGTACTGGAGGACATAATGTACCTTTGATAAAAACAAAACAGGGTATTAGAAAATTAACCCCCAGAGAATGTTTTAATTTTCAAGGATATCCCGCCAACTTTAAGCTACCTAAACTAGCAAACTCGCATTTATATAAACAAGCTGGTAACTCAGTGGTTGTCCCAGTTATAAATAGAATTGCTGAAAATATTTTAAAAGCATTAGAAAACGAAAATACAAATTTTGAAACACAAGTCTTGAATTATTTGAAAGAAATAAATATCAATACTTTTGAGGATTTTTTAAAGATAATATCTTCAAAAAATTAA
- a CDS encoding Bsp6I family type II restriction endonuclease, whose amino-acid sequence MKKITNHKYNEIISLYPIWKGLNNRIKQLYPRGINFHEVFSEFIVCYINEYYHSLGAGSEDAFANNRLRVQIKGTSNYDSDLTSFGPKSEFDILEFARLDQIKDYLYLYRIPIEDLCNVKVNKDLTFREQQQLGRRPRFSIISNFIEPYNLKPYAKVNLKTGKYTLL is encoded by the coding sequence TTGAAAAAAATTACAAATCATAAATATAATGAAATCATTTCATTATACCCAATTTGAAAAGGATTAAATAATAGAATTAAACAATTATATCCACGAGGCATTAATTTTCACGAGGTTTTTTCTGAGTTTATTGTTTGTTATATTAATGAATATTATCATAGTTTAGGTGCAGGTTCTGAAGATGCATTCGCCAATAATCGCCTCAGAGTACAAATAAAAGGCACCTCAAATTATGATTCTGATTTAACTAGTTTTGGGCCTAAAAGTGAATTTGATATATTAGAATTTGCCAGACTCGATCAAATTAAGGACTATCTTTATTTGTATAGAATACCAATAGAAGACTTGTGCAACGTTAAGGTGAATAAAGATCTGACTTTTAGGGAACAACAGCAATTAGGTAGAAGGCCTAGATTTTCAATTATTTCAAATTTTATTGAGCCTTATAACCTAAAACCATATGCAAAAGTCAATCTGAAAACTGGAAAATACACTTTGCTATAA
- a CDS encoding transcription antitermination protein NusB: MKSRRTNRIEIVNAIYACELLQNYDLKSIFENNDHLEMEQFKQIQKVVSNVDVFRKVIEKFLEIKTWEQESPLVRAIILNATYELFSIPPKVAINEAVEITKDFFGEESNLYKHVNKVLDRVYKYSVANEALIRTMIK; the protein is encoded by the coding sequence ATGAAATCTCGTAGAACAAACCGTATAGAAATCGTAAATGCAATTTATGCTTGTGAATTATTGCAAAATTATGATTTAAAATCGATTTTTGAAAACAATGACCACCTTGAAATGGAACAGTTCAAACAAATTCAAAAAGTTGTGTCAAATGTTGATGTATTCAGAAAAGTTATTGAAAAATTCCTAGAAATCAAAACCTGAGAACAGGAAAGCCCGCTTGTTAGAGCAATTATTTTAAATGCAACATACGAATTATTTTCTATACCTCCTAAGGTAGCTATTAATGAAGCAGTCGAGATTACAAAAGATTTCTTCGGAGAAGAATCTAATCTTTATAAACACGTAAACAAAGTCTTAGATCGTGTCTATAAATACTCAGTTGCTAATGAAGCTTTAATTAGAACAATGATTAAATAA
- a CDS encoding ECF transporter S component encodes MNETQIEKKEFFSINLKKLFKFTVFEIVLSAILLAAHIIVIMFAKFTILRIIPIGLENILYIFYGIILGPFKGALLAILGDTIPMLLTGSIGQWFWLYAITPPLIAIVSWVYSVVFKSNKIVAITVSTLLTFVSLAIVFYVYFKYSETDGTFKINSSKKNPIFAPKNLIIWMIALYIFLSLAVSGLCIKLYSATKNDKWLNYLMIMSLVIIISIVFRWIIGPIQYIEYYNYFKAPNSKAGLKYYSLEYILLFTKIVIKDLFVIPIYIIVLTPIYNAVYLLNNKHKSEQNTRYL; translated from the coding sequence ATGAATGAAACACAAATTGAAAAAAAAGAGTTTTTTAGTATAAACTTGAAAAAACTCTTTAAATTTACAGTATTTGAAATAGTTTTATCAGCAATACTGCTAGCCGCACACATTATTGTGATTATGTTTGCAAAATTCACAATTTTAAGAATTATTCCAATTGGTTTAGAGAATATTTTGTATATATTTTACGGAATCATTCTTGGCCCTTTCAAGGGGGCTTTATTAGCAATATTGGGAGATACGATTCCAATGCTTTTAACAGGAAGCATTGGACAATGATTTTGGCTATATGCAATCACACCACCCCTAATTGCAATAGTTTCGTGAGTTTATTCAGTTGTATTTAAATCTAATAAAATAGTTGCGATTACAGTGTCTACTTTACTAACTTTTGTCAGTTTAGCTATTGTATTTTACGTTTATTTTAAATATTCTGAAACCGATGGGACATTTAAAATCAACTCAAGCAAGAAAAATCCAATTTTTGCACCAAAAAATTTAATAATTTGAATGATTGCACTGTATATATTTTTATCTTTAGCAGTTTCTGGACTTTGCATCAAGCTTTACAGCGCGACAAAAAATGATAAGTGATTAAATTATTTAATGATTATGTCTTTAGTAATAATTATTTCAATAGTTTTTAGATGAATTATTGGCCCAATTCAGTATATTGAATACTACAATTACTTTAAAGCCCCAAATAGCAAAGCGGGCTTGAAATACTATTCACTTGAGTACATTCTGCTATTTACCAAAATAGTAATTAAAGACTTATTCGTCATTCCAATTTACATAATTGTATTAACACCAATTTACAATGCAGTATATTTATTGAATAATAAGCATAAGTCTGAGCAAAACACACGTTATTTATAG
- a CDS encoding phospho-sugar mutase, whose amino-acid sequence MNKNLKAIDFGTAGIRGKVGSGIDHLGHAHVQRVAHGYAKYLSDKYSNLNKITVIVGRDNRRFSCKYSRVITEILASYPRFEIILSKKITPTPFVSFLITQNKAQAGVNITASHNPKEYNGIKLYNEHGSQCLPDEIAKIQSYFEDWDKYSDKYITQGCWPRFKNVRNTHANEWNSYIEAVSKVGGEIKVNGDKVKIAYSPLHGTGSTLAEEVFAKIGWKSNVDVFFEDAQFIQDRNFSTCSYPNPERNEVYDAVKHIAEKNNAEIVLVTDPDSDRVGLEVLHNGTWVHFNGNETATLILDYLIKTAQNKDFSGKYLVSSFVSSNLPELIAKKHGLDIKIVPTGFKWIGHCIVENKDSFFYGFEESYGSLIDPAIAKDKDAIQSIVIITKMTQHYKNKGLNLVQVLEQIYAEYGHVVSETIDINTDENTDLSVIQHKFKNLNIADKVINDYNNADGIMRTNMIKISFKDKPDWIAFRPSGTEPKIKFYIFAYGSNYSQAQKKLVLYKQIITELVS is encoded by the coding sequence ATGAATAAAAATCTTAAAGCAATTGACTTTGGTACAGCCGGGATTAGGGGAAAAGTTGGAAGTGGAATTGATCATTTAGGTCATGCACACGTTCAACGAGTTGCACACGGTTATGCCAAATATTTAAGTGATAAATACTCAAATTTAAACAAAATAACTGTTATTGTAGGACGGGATAATAGACGTTTTAGCTGCAAATATTCACGCGTAATTACTGAAATACTCGCTTCTTATCCACGTTTTGAAATAATTTTATCGAAAAAAATTACACCTACACCTTTTGTTTCATTTTTAATTACACAAAACAAAGCTCAAGCAGGCGTTAATATTACAGCTAGCCACAATCCAAAAGAATATAATGGAATTAAACTTTATAATGAGCACGGGTCTCAGTGCTTGCCGGATGAAATAGCTAAAATTCAGTCTTATTTCGAGGACTGAGACAAATATAGTGACAAATATATTACCCAGGGTTGTTGACCACGCTTTAAGAATGTGAGAAATACTCATGCTAATGAGTGGAATTCATATATTGAAGCAGTTTCAAAAGTTGGGGGTGAGATTAAGGTTAATGGTGATAAAGTCAAAATTGCTTATTCACCATTGCACGGGACAGGTTCAACGTTAGCTGAAGAAGTTTTTGCTAAAATTGGCTGGAAAAGTAACGTTGACGTGTTTTTTGAGGATGCTCAATTTATTCAGGATAGAAATTTTTCAACCTGCTCATATCCAAATCCTGAGCGCAATGAAGTTTATGACGCGGTGAAGCACATTGCTGAGAAAAATAATGCAGAAATAGTTCTTGTAACTGACCCTGATTCTGACAGAGTAGGTTTAGAAGTTCTACACAATGGAACTTGAGTTCATTTTAATGGTAATGAGACAGCAACCTTAATTTTGGATTATTTAATTAAGACGGCTCAAAACAAAGATTTTAGTGGTAAATATTTAGTTTCTTCATTCGTTTCATCAAATTTACCGGAATTGATCGCCAAAAAACACGGGCTGGATATTAAAATCGTCCCAACAGGCTTTAAATGAATTGGTCATTGTATTGTCGAAAATAAAGATTCATTTTTCTACGGCTTTGAAGAGAGTTATGGGTCACTTATTGATCCTGCAATCGCCAAGGATAAGGATGCTATTCAATCAATTGTTATTATAACTAAGATGACACAACATTATAAAAATAAAGGACTAAATTTAGTTCAAGTTTTAGAACAAATTTACGCAGAATATGGTCACGTAGTAAGCGAGACAATTGATATAAATACTGACGAAAATACTGATTTGTCAGTGATTCAACACAAATTTAAGAATTTAAATATTGCTGATAAAGTTATTAATGACTACAATAACGCAGATGGAATTATGCGTACAAATATGATTAAAATTAGTTTTAAGGACAAACCTGATTGAATAGCTTTTAGACCATCAGGCACAGAACCAAAAATTAAGTTCTATATATTTGCTTATGGATCGAATTACTCACAAGCGCAAAAAAAATTAGTGCTTTATAAACAGATAATCACTGAATTAGTCAGCTAG
- a CDS encoding ligand-binding sensor domain-containing protein, which produces MKRKLILSTVLISSLTMPLSVVSCVDKSKMNDAMKENEALKIQIAKLKNELKKQSDKSENTIKKLQANLVVSNHAHEEESAISEELKKEIDKLTKLVDELDGTPIKTNGKSARELLELINKFLTVDFPQAMKSQKPEEFEKNKSLFTQIINSVKASYADFKDTDEGYKDIFTWQNAILYNLRRSQLVAEYIDNPTSPVTVITPKSELMDELFDWRIKDLERIAAELEKVEDSKFVQGKPTKAELIKRVNDAKNQYEKAKNSATLLSHQIASWHKLEVEVDNDKTTGVINKIVNFSSPQYRSLLPEFNLPDFKISLFPVYKQIIDEEFKEKVKKETLLLNNEYKNWLESTGKSYIYSLRFANLYKEAKKITDNIYRILKDDNIDFYNEFSIYEDLDKFILKAKAQLYEVYKVNPASEKAKIDALVTKDFDEKSDGSLVKMFNDKYAKLSKKIDDKKAQYLYSGFFTFYSKEIKRIKEMKTDTFIESYDRYLMYLITKKQIHISSRIIDLYSDLDEDITQTELKELLNWDNSTKFEKLIKQEQDFKHKSTKIIDDMKKLIHSLKLSTNIVNIKDEIKKVKESCVEIDKHIEVIDDEHEGDWVSIIEKENLPKFLELYSKYKELIKSIEKDNNQDLIKNASDLASQIEIAVLGVKNSEESKPTSLIGLFNFELTKEYFETEGDDYNSKFEIFKDILEFYEKIKSSGNQVKDSADSYLTQIKELLKKVGHIKESAHPWSELFYSSFTDIQTKLKNNLNKVKESLEKVKNSSNNTDTLKNDVDSAIKEIGGVNDGKDVKGWIQPTIELIEEVDNKVKIYEKRMKNVKETAAYVPGQEIYILIRYWQSKNEKLLNQNLPDKNTNPDKTLTAYIHKTLDDVRNKHNFKEIIGVKPNDDSFDMEYEPGDTPNPKTVYDEFKKLEDEYAEALFNFVTRKDDSHKTVLKEKIIKTRKPYYEFLNGLKERKIYFANHFIKFSADQYKYDQDETESPDNWVASDLLGYYAKIYGVTEVVNNIATGIYYENLTTSATQNPKSN; this is translated from the coding sequence ATGAAAAGAAAATTGATTTTATCTACTGTTTTAATTAGCTCATTGACCATGCCATTGAGTGTTGTTTCTTGCGTTGATAAAAGCAAAATGAATGACGCAATGAAAGAAAATGAAGCATTAAAAATTCAAATAGCAAAATTAAAAAACGAACTAAAAAAACAAAGTGACAAATCTGAAAACACAATTAAAAAATTACAAGCTAACTTAGTTGTCTCTAATCATGCTCATGAAGAAGAAAGTGCTATCAGTGAAGAATTAAAAAAAGAGATTGATAAACTAACAAAATTAGTCGATGAATTGGACGGAACTCCGATTAAAACTAATGGTAAAAGTGCTCGCGAACTTTTGGAATTAATTAATAAATTCTTAACAGTTGATTTTCCACAGGCGATGAAATCTCAAAAACCTGAGGAATTTGAGAAAAATAAATCACTATTTACCCAAATTATCAATAGCGTTAAGGCGAGCTATGCTGATTTTAAAGATACGGACGAAGGATATAAAGATATTTTCACTTGACAAAATGCTATTTTATATAATTTAAGAAGATCACAACTAGTTGCTGAATATATTGATAATCCAACCTCGCCGGTTACTGTAATCACCCCTAAATCTGAGTTAATGGACGAGTTATTTGACTGAAGAATTAAAGATTTAGAAAGAATTGCTGCTGAGTTAGAAAAAGTAGAAGATTCAAAATTTGTTCAAGGTAAACCTACAAAAGCTGAATTAATCAAACGAGTTAATGATGCTAAAAATCAGTATGAAAAAGCTAAAAACTCAGCTACTCTTTTATCGCACCAAATAGCAAGCTGACACAAACTTGAGGTCGAAGTTGATAATGACAAAACCACTGGTGTAATTAATAAAATTGTAAACTTCAGTTCCCCTCAATATCGAAGCTTATTACCTGAATTTAATTTACCTGATTTTAAAATATCTTTATTCCCTGTTTATAAACAAATAATTGATGAAGAATTTAAAGAAAAAGTTAAAAAAGAAACTCTTCTTCTTAACAATGAGTACAAAAATTGACTTGAATCAACTGGAAAATCTTACATATATTCACTTCGTTTTGCTAATTTATACAAAGAGGCTAAGAAAATCACCGATAACATTTATAGAATTTTGAAAGATGACAACATTGATTTTTACAACGAATTTTCAATTTATGAAGATTTAGATAAATTCATTTTGAAAGCAAAAGCTCAACTTTATGAGGTTTATAAAGTAAATCCAGCTAGCGAAAAAGCAAAAATTGATGCACTAGTAACGAAAGATTTTGATGAAAAGTCAGATGGCAGCCTTGTGAAAATGTTTAATGACAAGTATGCGAAATTAAGCAAAAAAATCGACGATAAAAAAGCACAATATCTTTATTCAGGTTTTTTTACATTTTACTCAAAAGAAATTAAAAGAATTAAGGAAATGAAAACTGATACTTTTATCGAGTCATATGATCGTTATTTGATGTATTTAATCACAAAAAAACAAATTCATATTTCTTCAAGAATCATCGATTTATACTCAGATTTGGATGAGGATATAACACAAACTGAGCTTAAAGAGTTGCTTAACTGAGATAATTCAACCAAATTTGAAAAATTAATTAAGCAAGAGCAGGATTTTAAACATAAATCAACCAAAATTATTGATGATATGAAAAAACTGATACATTCCTTAAAATTATCTACAAATATTGTTAATATTAAAGATGAAATCAAAAAAGTGAAAGAATCGTGTGTTGAAATTGATAAACATATTGAAGTTATAGACGACGAACACGAAGGGGATTGAGTTTCAATAATCGAAAAAGAAAACTTACCTAAATTTCTTGAGCTATACAGCAAATATAAAGAACTAATTAAATCTATCGAAAAAGATAACAACCAAGATTTAATTAAAAACGCTTCTGATTTAGCGTCGCAAATAGAAATTGCTGTTTTAGGTGTTAAAAATTCAGAAGAATCAAAACCAACATCATTAATTGGGTTATTTAATTTTGAGTTGACAAAAGAGTATTTTGAAACCGAAGGGGATGATTATAATTCAAAATTTGAGATATTTAAAGATATATTGGAATTTTATGAAAAAATAAAATCTTCAGGAAATCAAGTTAAGGATTCAGCAGATTCTTATTTAACACAAATTAAAGAATTATTAAAAAAGGTTGGACACATTAAAGAATCTGCCCATCCATGGTCTGAATTGTTTTATAGTTCATTTACTGATATACAAACAAAATTAAAGAATAATTTGAATAAAGTTAAAGAATCGCTAGAAAAAGTGAAAAACTCTTCTAATAATACCGACACATTAAAAAATGATGTTGATAGCGCAATTAAAGAGATCGGTGGTGTTAACGACGGAAAAGATGTTAAAGGATGAATTCAACCAACCATTGAGTTAATAGAAGAAGTCGATAACAAAGTAAAAATTTATGAAAAAAGAATGAAGAATGTAAAAGAAACCGCTGCTTATGTACCTGGGCAAGAAATTTATATTTTAATCAGATATTGACAATCTAAAAATGAAAAATTATTAAATCAGAATTTACCGGATAAGAATACTAACCCCGATAAGACTTTAACGGCATACATACATAAAACGTTAGACGACGTTAGAAATAAACATAATTTTAAAGAAATTATAGGTGTTAAACCTAATGATGATAGTTTTGATATGGAATATGAACCAGGAGATACACCAAATCCAAAAACGGTTTATGACGAATTTAAGAAACTTGAAGATGAATACGCAGAAGCATTATTTAATTTTGTAACCAGAAAAGATGATAGTCATAAAACTGTTCTAAAAGAAAAAATTATCAAAACTAGAAAACCATACTATGAATTTTTGAATGGTCTAAAGGAAAGAAAAATATATTTTGCAAATCACTTTATAAAATTTAGTGCCGATCAATATAAATATGACCAAGACGAAACAGAAAGTCCAGACAACTGAGTAGCTTCTGATTTACTTGGTTATTATGCAAAAATTTATGGTGTTACTGAGGTTGTAAATAATATTGCTACTGGTATATATTATGAAAACTTAACTACTAGTGCGACACAGAATCCTAAATCAAATTAA